One Hypomesus transpacificus isolate Combined female chromosome 6, fHypTra1, whole genome shotgun sequence DNA segment encodes these proteins:
- the acp1 gene encoding low molecular weight phosphotyrosine protein phosphatase isoform X1, whose product MAANSRKSVLFVCLGNICRSPIAEAVFRKMATDKDVVDEWRIDSAATSTYEIGSSPDHRGQACMKKHGVPMMHIARQVTKEDFTNFKYILCMDESNMSDLNKKAKSVKNSTAKIELLGSYDPEKQLIIKDPYYGGDEDFEKVYEQCVRCCKAFLEANS is encoded by the exons ATGGCAGCCAACAGTAGAAAGTCTGTCCTGTTTGTGTGCCTGG GGAACATCTGTAGGTCTCCCATTGCTGAAGCTGTCTTCAGGAAGATGGCTACAGACAAGGATGTTGTGGACGAG TGGAGGATAGACAGTGCTGCAACCTCGACCTACGAGATAGGCAGCTCCCCTGACCACCGCGGCCAAGCCTGCATGAAGAAGCATGGTGTACCCATGATGCACATTGCCCGGCAG GTGACTAAGGAAGATTTTACAAACTTCAAGTACATTCTCTGCATGGATGAAAGTAATATGAG TGACCTGAATAAGAAGGCAAAGTCGGTGAAAAACAGCACCGCTAAGATTGAGCTGCTGGGCTCGTACGACCCTGAGAAACAGCTGATAATCAAAGACCCTTACTAT GGGGGTGATGAAGACTTTGAAAAGGTGTATGAACAATGCGTGAGATGCTGTAAAGCCTTTTTGGAAGCCAACTCCTAA
- the acp1 gene encoding low molecular weight phosphotyrosine protein phosphatase isoform X2, which translates to MAANSRKSVLFVCLGNICRSPIAEAVFRKMATDKDVVDEWVIDGGATSDWNTGSLPDARGLACLSKHGIETNHRARQVTKEDFTNFKYILCMDESNMSDLNKKAKSVKNSTAKIELLGSYDPEKQLIIKDPYYGGDEDFEKVYEQCVRCCKAFLEANS; encoded by the exons ATGGCAGCCAACAGTAGAAAGTCTGTCCTGTTTGTGTGCCTGG GGAACATCTGTAGGTCTCCCATTGCTGAAGCTGTCTTCAGGAAGATGGCTACAGACAAGGATGTTGTGGACGAG TGGGTCATAGACGGTGGTGCCACGTCTGACTGGAACACAGGCAGCCTTCCAGACGCCCGAGGTCTGGCCTGCTTAAGCAAGCATGGCATTGAGACCAATCACAGGGCCCGACAG GTGACTAAGGAAGATTTTACAAACTTCAAGTACATTCTCTGCATGGATGAAAGTAATATGAG TGACCTGAATAAGAAGGCAAAGTCGGTGAAAAACAGCACCGCTAAGATTGAGCTGCTGGGCTCGTACGACCCTGAGAAACAGCTGATAATCAAAGACCCTTACTAT GGGGGTGATGAAGACTTTGAAAAGGTGTATGAACAATGCGTGAGATGCTGTAAAGCCTTTTTGGAAGCCAACTCCTAA
- the fbxo25 gene encoding F-box only protein 25 isoform X1, protein MPFLGQDWRSPGWSWIKTEDGWKRIEFFGHNLGENNNDIDLEELCDDNKENLFVGDMCEVAAKKRKKNFYNNNTKSQFVYKEKWIYVQKESTRERHGYCTLGEAFNRLDFSSAIQDIRRFNYVAKLLQLIARSQLPSLSGAAQKNYFNVLEKIVRKVLEDQQNPRLIKELLQDLSSTLCILTRGMGKSVLVGNINIWVCRLETILNWQQQLNNLQIPRQLSNRMTLSDLPLHMQSNILYKFSDACDIINLGQATPTLHMLSEDWHLWKKLCQFHFTEKQVCGHVILSERGHVDWKLMYFTLQKYHPKKEQYGDTLHFCRHCSILFWKDRHLALVFKDSGHPCTANDPDNCLTPVSPQHFIDLFKF, encoded by the exons ATGCCTTTCTTGGGTCAGGACTGGAGGTCGCCAGGGTGGAGCTGGATCAAGACCGAGGACGGTTGGAAGAGGATTGAGTTCTTTGGACACAACTTGGGAGAAAACAACAACGACATAGATTTGGAAGA GCTCTGTGATGACAACAAAGAGAACCTGTTTGTGGGAGACATGTGTGAGGTAGCAGCcaaaaagaggaaaaagaacttctacaacaacaacaccaaatCTCAAT TTGTTTACAAGGAGAAGTGGATCTACGTGCAGAAGGAGAGCACAAGAGAG CGGCACGGATACTGCACATTAGGGGAGGCTTTCAACCGCCTAGACTTCTCCAGTGCCATCCAGGACATCCGGAGATTCAACTATGTGGCCAAA ctcctccagTTAATAGCTCGTTCTCAACTGCCATCTTTGAGTGGAGCGGCCCAGAAGAACTACTTCAACGTGCTGGAGAAGATTGTACGGaaag TGCTGGAAGACCAGCAGAACCCGCGCCTTATCAAGGAGCTCCTCCAGGACCTGAGCTCCACGCTGTGCATCCTAACCAGGGGCATGGGCAAGTCGGTCTTGGTGGGCAACATCAACATCTGGGTGTGCAGGCTGGAGACCATCCTCAACTGGCAGCAGCAGCTGAACAACCTGCAGATACCCAGG CAACTGTCCAATAGGATGACGCTCAGTGATCTACCCTTGCACATGCAGAGTAACATCCTGTACAAGTTCTCTGAtgcctgtgacatcatcaacCTGGGGCAGGCCACGCCCAcgctgcacatgctcagtgagGACTGGCACCTTTGGAAAAAACTCTGCCAGTTTCACTTCACAGAGAAACAG gtctgtggTCATGTGATCCTGTCAGAGCGAGGCCATGTGGACTGGAAGCTGATGTACTTCACCCTGCAGAAGTATCACCCCAAGAAAGAGCAGTACGGAGACACGCTGCACTTCTGCCGACACTGTAGCATCCTGTTCTGGAAG GATCGCCACCTGGCGTTGGTCTTCAAG GACTCTGGCCACCCCTGCACAGCCAACGACCCAGACAACTGCCTCACGCCCGTCTCCCCCCAGCATTTCATAGACCTCTTCAAGTTCTGA
- the fam110c gene encoding protein FAM110C: MTTADADATRILGKGPEYLRKQMELDSDTKGRVSAVERLAASKPQYVKSQQVVNSTQEPVISFGAPSVSSNGSSNRSSNRSGNYVTGKTNRSDAQSGPLTPLEDNMVRRTSSKKRDSLLLYRQKCDLLKGSSAEKNKRNLGRRLLLTSLIKANVLPEATGKECDSEDGHTSLTAPGGSGRELKNDSKTATSEQCALVTLDVSTGQRVDIKSLAQKEGSGIDGRLAHNRVTEVKRRSGKGVGRSHSDISSRYSKNFADFDAFFKYCGLDSEIIESLGKENFSALSDKTANKIRSVSCSTSDGGFSQNSGESDGLQQEELHENIRQETSVIERNARIIKWLYSCKNAQESGKTLRDLE, from the coding sequence ATGACCACTGCCGATGCAGACGCAACTAGAATCCTTGGCAAGGGTCCAGAATATCTACGAAAGCAGATGGAACTTGACAGTGACACGAAGGGAAGAGTGAGCGCCGTGGAGAGGCTAGCAGCAAGTAAACCACAATATGTTAAGAGTCAACAGGTGGTCAACTCCACGCAGGAGCCAGTAATCAGCTTTGGGGCTCCCTCAGTCAGTAGTAACGGGTCATCTAATCGGAGCTCTAATCGGAGTGGTAATTATGTAACTGGGAAGACAAACCGGAGTGACGCTCAAAGTGGGCCCTTAACGCCACTGGAGGACAATATGGTACGTCGAACAAGTTCCAAAAAGCGTGACTCTCTTTTACTGTACAGACAGAAATGCGATCTTCTGAAAGGATCGTCAGCTGAGAAAAACAAACGGAATTTGGGACGCAGGCTACTACTGACCTCTTTGATTAAGGCAAATGTATTACCTGAGGCAACAGGTAAAGAATGTGATTCGGAAGATGGCCATACCTCACTAACAGCACCGGGGGGATCTGGAAGAGAATTGAAAAACGACTCAAAAACAGCTACTTCTGAACAGTGTGCGCTTGTAACCCTTGACGTATCCACGGGACAACGGGTGGACATCAAAAGCCTCGCGCAAAAAGAGGGTTCAGGTATAGATGGTAGACTTGCTCACAACAGAGTAACTGAAGTTAAAAGAAGGAGCGGCAAAGGGGTCGGCCGTTCACACTCGGATATCAGCTCAAGGTATTCAAAgaattttgcagactttgacgCCTTCTTCAAGTATTGCGGGCTAGACAGCGAGATCATTGAATCTCTGGGCAAAGAAAACTTTTCCGCGCTTTCGGACAAAACTGCAAACAAAATCCGAAGCGTCAGCTGCTCAACATCAGATGGAGGCTTCTCACAGAACAGCGGCGAGAGTGACGGATTACAACAAGAAGAGCTGCACGAAAATATCCGTCAGGAGACTTCAGTCATTGAGCGCAATGCAAGGATTATCAAATGGTTGTACAGCTGCAAAAATGCTCAGGAGTCTGGGAAAACATTACGAGACCTTGAATAG
- the fbxo25 gene encoding F-box only protein 25 isoform X2, with translation MPFLGQDWRSPGWSWIKTEDGWKRIEFFGHNLGENNNDIDLEELCDDNKENLFVGDMCEVAAKKRKKNFYNNNTKSQFVYKEKWIYVQKESTRERHGYCTLGEAFNRLDFSSAIQDIRRFNYVAKLLQLIARSQLPSLSGAAQKNYFNVLEKIVRKVLEDQQNPRLIKELLQDLSSTLCILTRGMGKSVLVGNINIWVCRLETILNWQQQLNNLQIPRQLSNRMTLSDLPLHMQSNILYKFSDACDIINLGQATPTLHMLSEDWHLWKKLCQFHFTEKQVCGHVILSERGHVDWKLMYFTLQKYHPKKEQYGDTLHFCRHCSILFWKDSGHPCTANDPDNCLTPVSPQHFIDLFKF, from the exons ATGCCTTTCTTGGGTCAGGACTGGAGGTCGCCAGGGTGGAGCTGGATCAAGACCGAGGACGGTTGGAAGAGGATTGAGTTCTTTGGACACAACTTGGGAGAAAACAACAACGACATAGATTTGGAAGA GCTCTGTGATGACAACAAAGAGAACCTGTTTGTGGGAGACATGTGTGAGGTAGCAGCcaaaaagaggaaaaagaacttctacaacaacaacaccaaatCTCAAT TTGTTTACAAGGAGAAGTGGATCTACGTGCAGAAGGAGAGCACAAGAGAG CGGCACGGATACTGCACATTAGGGGAGGCTTTCAACCGCCTAGACTTCTCCAGTGCCATCCAGGACATCCGGAGATTCAACTATGTGGCCAAA ctcctccagTTAATAGCTCGTTCTCAACTGCCATCTTTGAGTGGAGCGGCCCAGAAGAACTACTTCAACGTGCTGGAGAAGATTGTACGGaaag TGCTGGAAGACCAGCAGAACCCGCGCCTTATCAAGGAGCTCCTCCAGGACCTGAGCTCCACGCTGTGCATCCTAACCAGGGGCATGGGCAAGTCGGTCTTGGTGGGCAACATCAACATCTGGGTGTGCAGGCTGGAGACCATCCTCAACTGGCAGCAGCAGCTGAACAACCTGCAGATACCCAGG CAACTGTCCAATAGGATGACGCTCAGTGATCTACCCTTGCACATGCAGAGTAACATCCTGTACAAGTTCTCTGAtgcctgtgacatcatcaacCTGGGGCAGGCCACGCCCAcgctgcacatgctcagtgagGACTGGCACCTTTGGAAAAAACTCTGCCAGTTTCACTTCACAGAGAAACAG gtctgtggTCATGTGATCCTGTCAGAGCGAGGCCATGTGGACTGGAAGCTGATGTACTTCACCCTGCAGAAGTATCACCCCAAGAAAGAGCAGTACGGAGACACGCTGCACTTCTGCCGACACTGTAGCATCCTGTTCTGGAAG GACTCTGGCCACCCCTGCACAGCCAACGACCCAGACAACTGCCTCACGCCCGTCTCCCCCCAGCATTTCATAGACCTCTTCAAGTTCTGA
- the LOC124468929 gene encoding ALK and LTK ligand 2-like: protein MSGQPKFVIMGLVLLICTTTLQWAESTPAATAPTEARDDKSLLRQIVDIVKHVEDRRGERSAETASQSTSRKESPGEPRESRNHKSESGDQIIEIFPRDLRKKEKFLKHLTGPLYFSPKCRKHVYRLYHNTRDCTIPAYFKRCARLLTRLAGSPRCTEG, encoded by the exons ATGAGCGGACAGCCCAAGTTTGTAATTATGGGGCTCGTGCTGCTAATATGCACTACTACTCTGCAGTGGGCAGAGAGCACGCCCGCCGCAACAGCCCCCACGGAAGCGAGGGATGACAAGAGCCTGCTTAGGCAGATAGTGGACATCGTTAAGCACGTGGAGGATAGACGCGGCGAGAGAAGCGCGGAAACAGCATCACAGTCGACTTCGAGGAAAGAATCCCCGGGGGAGCCAAGGGAATCACGCAACCACAAATCAGAGAGCGGGGATCAAATTATCG AAATCTTCCCCAGAGAtctcagaaagaaagagaagtttCTAAAACATTTAACAG GTCCTCTGTACTTCAGTCCTAAGTGCAGGAAGCACGTGTACAGGCTTTACCACAATACTAGAGACTGCACAATCCCAGCAT ACTTCAAAAGATGTGCGAGGCTTCTCACACGATTAGCAGGCAGCCCGCGATGCACGGAAGGGTAG